A genomic segment from Glycine soja cultivar W05 chromosome 18, ASM419377v2, whole genome shotgun sequence encodes:
- the LOC114396047 gene encoding homeobox-leucine zipper protein HOX20-like, translating to MAGQKLHGGSSMTLLLQKERLPCSPELIQSFCFQNSEPSFQGSKSMANVVNVTHRPFFQGPEKEENGNDADFEVCLHQPGKTRRLTSEQVQFLQSNFEVENKLEPERKVQLAKELGMQPRQVAIWFQNRRARFKTKQLETDYGMLKASYHVLKRDYDNLLQENDKLKEEVNSLNRLIPREQEEQNSDDTSCDTVNSRHKEHKEHKDLIINTGSENGSEVPLPVKVINKHEDANSAKSDVLDSESRHFTDGNQSSYMEPADSSHALEPDHSDFSQDEEDILSQNILTMPFLPKVEDVCYEYDEPNENSCSFRFPLEDQAFCFWSY from the exons ATGGCTGGTCAGAAGCTTCATGGGGGTTCAAGCATGACACTTTTGCTCCAAAAAGAAAGACTTCCATGCTCCCCTGAACTTATTCaatctttttgttttcaaaactctGAACCTTCTTTCCAAG GTTCAAAATCCATGGCTAATGTTGTGAACGTCACGCATAGGCCCTTCTTTCAAGGGCCAGAGAAAGAAGAGAACGGCAATGATGCGGATTTTGAGGTGTGCCTCCATCAACCCGGTAAGACAAGGAGGCTCACAAGTGAACAAGTGCAGTTTCTTCAAAGTAACTTCGAGGTGGAAAACAAGCTTGAACCTGAAAGGAAGGTCCAACTTGCAAAGGAACTTGGCATGCAACCACGGCAAGTGGCCATATGGTTCCAAAACCGTAGGGCAAGGTTCAAGACCAAACAGCTTGAGACAGACTATGGCATGTTAAAAGCTAGCTATCACGTACTCAAACGGGACTATGACAATCTCCTTCAAGAGAATGACAAGTTAAAGGAAGAG GTTAACTCTCTCAACAGACTGATTCCCAGAGAGCAAGAGGAACAGAATTCTGATGATACCTCTTGTGATACTGTCAACTCACGGCATAAAGAGCATAAAGAGCATAAAGATTTAATCATAAACACAGGTTCTGAGAATGGATCCGAAGTGCCACTTCCTGTTAAGGTAATAAACAAACATGAAGATGCTAATTCAGCTAAAAGTGATGTTCTTGATTCGGAGAGCCGACATTTCACTGATGGAAACCAATCCTCATATATGGAGCCTGCAGATTCCTCCCATGCTTTGGAACCAGACCACTCAGATTTCTCGCAAGATGAAGAAGACATCCTCAGCCAAAACATCTTGACCATGCCGTTCTTACCAAAGGTTGAAGATGTCTGCTATGAATATGATGAACCAAATGAAAATTCTTGCAGTTTCCGGTTCCCACTTGAAGATCAAGCCTTCTGCTTTTGGTCATATTGA